The Geotalea uraniireducens Rf4 genome window below encodes:
- a CDS encoding HigA family addiction module antitoxin, which yields MMHNPPHPGEVIRELCIKPLGISVTQAAKALGVSRKALSELLNGHAGISPEMAIRLSIAFDTTPESWLTQQVQYDLSLAEQKRKDLKVERLMAA from the coding sequence ATGATGCACAACCCACCCCATCCCGGAGAGGTGATCCGGGAACTTTGCATCAAGCCCCTCGGCATTTCCGTCACCCAGGCGGCAAAGGCCCTTGGAGTTTCCCGCAAGGCCCTTTCCGAGCTATTGAACGGTCATGCCGGGATAAGCCCGGAGATGGCGATTCGCTTGTCCATCGCATTCGATACAACACCTGAAAGCTGGTTGACCCAGCAGGTTCAGTACGACCTTTCGCTGGCCGAGCAGAAACGGAAAGACCTGAAGGTCGAAAGGCTGATGGCCGCATGA
- a CDS encoding four helix bundle protein — MKDHKELDAWKISMDLVVDVYAISKDFPKDELYGLTSQLRRAAVSIPSNISEGAARNSEKEFIQFLHVALGSAAEAETQLIIAQRLDFSGEINQLLAKIVTVKKLISGLIKHYKSKQL, encoded by the coding sequence ATGAAGGACCATAAAGAGCTTGATGCATGGAAAATCAGTATGGATTTAGTTGTTGATGTTTATGCGATTTCCAAGGATTTCCCGAAGGATGAACTCTATGGTTTAACCAGCCAATTAAGAAGAGCCGCGGTTTCGATTCCATCGAATATCTCAGAAGGAGCGGCGAGGAATTCAGAAAAAGAGTTTATTCAGTTTTTACATGTTGCTTTGGGTTCCGCTGCTGAGGCTGAGACTCAATTAATTATTGCCCAACGTTTGGATTTTTCTGGCGAAATTAACCAATTACTTGCTAAAATAGTCACAGTCAAAAAGCTCATAAGTGGTCTTATAAAACATTACAAATCAAAGCAATTATGA
- a CDS encoding ABC transporter permease — translation MQALKMFSNFLTELWSRRHMILELAKRDFKTKYLGSYLGILWAFVHPTIYIVILWFVFQVGFKSQPQADYPFVLWMMTGIIPWFFFSECLQSATMSIIDNSFLLKKVVFSIGMLPIVKILSALIIHSFFIAIIFIMSILYGYPPDLHYLQVFYYLFAAIVLLLGLSWLTSSLVVFLRDVGQLVAMVLQFAFWLTPIFWSAKILPAKYANLIKLNPVYYLVEGYRESFIYKVWFWEQHYMLTLYYWIVTGCIFILGAVVFRRLRPHFADVL, via the coding sequence ATGCAAGCATTGAAGATGTTTTCCAATTTTCTCACGGAGCTCTGGTCCCGTCGGCACATGATCCTGGAGCTGGCCAAGCGTGACTTCAAGACCAAGTACCTCGGCTCCTACCTGGGGATACTGTGGGCCTTCGTTCACCCGACCATCTACATCGTCATCCTCTGGTTCGTCTTCCAGGTCGGCTTCAAGTCCCAGCCCCAGGCAGACTACCCTTTCGTCCTCTGGATGATGACCGGCATCATCCCCTGGTTCTTCTTCAGCGAGTGTCTGCAGAGCGCAACCATGTCCATCATCGACAACAGCTTCCTCCTGAAGAAGGTGGTCTTCAGCATCGGCATGCTCCCCATCGTCAAGATCCTCTCGGCCCTCATTATCCACAGCTTCTTCATCGCCATCATCTTCATCATGTCTATCCTCTACGGCTATCCGCCGGACCTTCACTACCTCCAAGTGTTCTACTACCTCTTCGCTGCAATAGTGTTGCTGCTGGGGCTCTCCTGGCTCACCTCGTCACTGGTGGTCTTCCTCCGCGATGTGGGGCAGCTGGTGGCCATGGTCCTCCAGTTCGCCTTCTGGCTCACCCCCATCTTCTGGTCCGCCAAGATCCTCCCGGCCAAATACGCGAACCTGATCAAGCTCAACCCGGTCTATTACCTGGTGGAGGGCTACCGGGAAAGTTTCATCTATAAGGTCTGGTTCTGGGAGCAGCACTACATGCTTACCCTTTACTACTGGATTGTAACCGGCTGCATCTTCATTTTGGGGGCAGTGGTTTTCCGGAGGCTCAGGCCGCATTTTGCTGACGTGCTGTAA
- a CDS encoding IS3-like element ISGur6 family transposase (programmed frameshift), which yields MATKYSEEFKSSIIARLLPPHNVSVPDMVKETGVPKDTLYTWRNQYRNRQVNAEASGNHPAASLNNEEKLAIVIESASLTEVELGEYCRRKGLYPEQIAGWKNGFVLGSSAPLNKAEREQMREQTATIKQLEKELNRKDKALAETAALLILQKKFPGALGGARGRKIDLPARQELIALIDEACAGGARLGRACEAVLLSPRTVQRWHLPDEIPSDGRKAASRDRAPANKLSETERVTILATANQEKFASLPPSQIVPKLADDGIFLASESTFYRTLRAEKQLAHRGRTKAARHKRPDAVLATEPNQLWSWDITYLSTTVKGLYFYLYLIMDVFSRKIVGWEVYAEESADHAAITLRKAYLREGVAGRTLILHSDNGSPMKGATMLGTMQKLGVMPSFSRPSVSNDNPYSESLFKTLKYHPGLPEKPFDTLDEARHWVAGFQHWYNEEHQHSAIKFVTPGQRHRGDDKEILNKRALLYAMARAAMPERWSGACRNWTRPAEVSLNPQKSAQNGTPSQARAA from the exons ATGGCCACCAAATATTCCGAAGAATTCAAGTCGAGCATTATTGCCAGGCTTCTGCCTCCGCATAATGTCAGCGTTCCTGACATGGTAAAAGAGACCGGGGTTCCTAAAGACACCCTGTACACTTGGAGGAATCAATACCGCAACAGGCAGGTTAATGCCGAGGCGAGCGGAAATCATCCGGCAGCCAGCCTAAACAACGAAGAGAAGTTGGCCATCGTCATCGAATCCGCCAGTCTCACTGAAGTTGAACTGGGTGAATATTGCCGACGCAAGGGACTCTACCCTGAGCAGATCGCCGGTTGGAAGAACGGCTTCGTACTCGGATCATCTGCCCCCCTCAACAAGGCCGAACGCGAGCAAATGAGGGAACAGACAGCGACCATTAAGCAGCTTGAGAAAGAGCTGAACCGCAAGGATAAAGCATTGGCCGAGACTGCAGCCCTGCTGATTCTTCAAAAAAAGT TTCCAGGCGCTCTGGGAGGAGCCCGAGGCAGAAAAATCGACCTCCCGGCGCGCCAAGAACTGATTGCCCTGATAGACGAAGCCTGTGCCGGTGGTGCACGTCTGGGTAGGGCCTGCGAGGCTGTTCTTCTTTCGCCCCGCACCGTGCAACGTTGGCATCTTCCTGACGAAATACCCTCAGATGGGCGCAAGGCCGCGTCTCGCGATCGGGCACCGGCCAATAAGCTTTCTGAAACGGAGCGGGTCACAATCCTGGCGACTGCCAACCAGGAGAAATTCGCCAGCCTGCCGCCCAGCCAGATAGTTCCTAAATTGGCCGACGACGGGATCTTCCTCGCTTCTGAGTCAACCTTCTACCGAACCTTACGGGCAGAGAAGCAGCTGGCACACCGGGGCCGTACCAAGGCTGCAAGACACAAGCGCCCAGATGCCGTGCTGGCCACCGAGCCGAACCAACTCTGGAGCTGGGATATTACATACTTGAGCACTACCGTTAAGGGGCTGTACTTTTACCTCTACCTGATCATGGATGTCTTTAGCCGCAAGATCGTCGGTTGGGAAGTCTATGCGGAGGAATCCGCCGATCATGCCGCCATAACGTTGCGCAAGGCCTATCTGCGTGAAGGCGTCGCCGGTCGCACCCTGATACTTCACTCCGACAACGGCTCGCCCATGAAAGGCGCTACCATGTTGGGAACTATGCAGAAGCTTGGGGTAATGCCGTCCTTCAGTCGGCCCTCTGTCAGCAATGACAACCCATACTCAGAGTCACTGTTCAAAACCTTGAAGTATCACCCCGGCCTACCGGAGAAACCTTTCGATACGTTGGACGAGGCACGGCACTGGGTTGCCGGTTTCCAGCATTGGTACAACGAGGAACATCAGCACAGTGCCATAAAATTCGTAACGCCGGGTCAGCGCCACCGGGGCGATGACAAAGAGATACTCAACAAACGAGCGCTACTTTACGCGATGGCGAGGGCCGCAATGCCGGAACGATGGTCGGGTGCTTGCCGGAACTGGACTCGACCAGCAGAAGTTTCCTTGAACCCCCAAAAATCGGCTCAGAACGGTACGCCGTCTCAAGCCAGAGCAGCATAG
- a CDS encoding helix-turn-helix domain-containing protein, producing MEEELRKQAVQRHLAGESPKAVYTSLDRSKKWFFKWLNRYQSGATDWYKEHSRAPLKRPSELSIVDKEIIVSTRNRLDSSPFAQIGVSAIKWELHKLGLPFRSDSTINRTLKREGLVKKNEIFPQRGRVPVLYRSPVLQQHPSDGSCWPPLHQE from the coding sequence ATGGAAGAAGAACTCAGGAAACAAGCAGTCCAGCGCCATCTTGCAGGCGAATCACCCAAGGCAGTCTATACAAGCCTTGATCGCTCCAAGAAGTGGTTTTTTAAGTGGTTGAACCGGTATCAATCTGGCGCGACTGACTGGTACAAGGAACACTCAAGAGCGCCACTTAAAAGACCGTCTGAACTCAGCATCGTAGATAAGGAGATTATTGTCTCCACCAGAAACCGCCTGGACTCGTCACCATTTGCACAGATTGGCGTTTCCGCTATCAAGTGGGAGCTGCATAAGCTGGGGTTACCGTTTCGCTCTGACAGCACCATTAACCGGACCCTGAAGCGGGAAGGACTCGTTAAAAAAAACGAGATATTCCCCCAAAGGGGTCGAGTACCCGTACTTTACCGAAGCCCTGTGCTGCAACAACATCCATCAGATGGATCTTGTTGGCCCCCGCTACATCAAGAGTGA
- a CDS encoding type II toxin-antitoxin system RelE/ParE family toxin translates to MNLPGLRLHGLSGDFDGFWSVDVSGNWRVVFRIEGKDVLDVDYLDYH, encoded by the coding sequence ATGAATCTTCCCGGCCTCAGGTTGCATGGCCTGAGCGGAGATTTTGACGGGTTTTGGTCTGTGGATGTCAGTGGCAACTGGCGAGTCGTTTTCAGGATTGAAGGGAAGGACGTTTTGGATGTCGACTACCTGGATTACCATTAA
- a CDS encoding integrase core domain-containing protein produces MNVIDLYSHRVFIESNRTKEDDNIAQGLLRCWKSMGLPDFLQMDNELSFRGSNRYPRSLGLVLRLCLYFGVHPVFIPVAEPWRDGVIESFNDTYDKKFFRRQWFTSYSMLKRQSKNFQQFHNKNHRYSYLKGKTPLEVIEADKFKPLTLGPNTRMPKLDFLPDGTISLIRFIRSDRTLNIFGEKFEVSKDLVYSYVRAMIVTEIHTLQVYLGEDFVQSFEYRMPTEFSS; encoded by the coding sequence ATGAATGTGATTGATCTGTACAGCCATCGGGTCTTCATCGAATCAAATCGCACCAAGGAGGATGACAACATTGCACAGGGTTTGCTGCGCTGCTGGAAGTCAATGGGGCTTCCCGACTTCCTGCAAATGGACAATGAACTCAGTTTCCGTGGCAGTAACCGCTATCCGAGGTCACTTGGTCTGGTGCTGCGACTATGTCTCTACTTCGGCGTTCATCCTGTTTTTATCCCTGTTGCGGAACCGTGGCGCGATGGCGTAATAGAGAGCTTCAACGATACCTATGACAAAAAGTTTTTTCGCCGCCAGTGGTTCACAAGCTATTCCATGCTCAAGCGGCAAAGCAAGAATTTCCAGCAGTTTCACAACAAGAATCACCGTTACAGCTATCTCAAGGGGAAAACGCCACTGGAGGTTATTGAAGCTGACAAATTCAAGCCCTTGACGCTGGGGCCAAATACCAGGATGCCAAAACTTGATTTTCTCCCGGACGGCACCATTTCGCTCATTAGATTTATCAGGAGCGATAGAACACTTAACATCTTTGGCGAAAAATTTGAGGTTTCAAAAGACCTCGTCTATTCATATGTGCGAGCCATGATCGTAACGGAAATTCACACGCTGCAAGTGTACCTGGGTGAAGACTTTGTTCAAAGCTTTGAGTACAGAATGCCTACAGAGTTCAGCTCATGA